From the genome of Neodiprion pinetum isolate iyNeoPine1 chromosome 3, iyNeoPine1.2, whole genome shotgun sequence, one region includes:
- the LOC124215654 gene encoding meiosis-specific nuclear structural protein 1 has protein sequence MDKALKAKEKADAAQKEVDEINQRNFQAMIEQCRVNIGKKGEQMDFMSRLHRERNEAILEEKLLRAQEAAEILPKEVEERQIRAEELVRLRNDEIRALKHRQVIRDQNIELKELESQLKSSYAAKSAQVQLREREAIRADEKYREYQTSVMRSRWYNDDAFDQHLAAVERDKNMRYRNALQDQLVVNETMRRQRTEEWHRERKIVEQISEVLRNEDVNTASEKKEKTARIQAEREAFFRAMKTWKSKEREALLDEFSRQAKIIAKKEAEEKNRAVVKAGKSDVREEIMERAARRMLDDETRRNEKEDIVNELFDEEWNSKVAMELKDAAARKEAVKRELLADMERQKVLVSESRAKSLAVDAAFGKYLVEQSEAADKKESEKSDERRRRGLQYGRDLKTVRDEQRALHAEEVLLTQAIQRQDDQREVERLKEVSLERSKILYEHAPNLKGFLKAGTLRTEDLEYMKMQQCSSN, from the exons ATGGACAAAGCGCTGAAAGCGAAAGAAAAGGCAGATGCAGCGCAGAAGGAAGTCGATGAGATAAATCAAAGGAATTTCCAAGCGATGATAGAACAATGTCGTGTCAATATTGGGAAAAAGGGTGAACAGATGGACTTTATGAGTCGTCTTCACAGGGAGCGTAACGAGGCCATCCTCGAGGAGAAACTTCTCCGGGCTCAGGAGGCTGCCGAAATTCTTCCAAAAGAGGTTGAGGAGAGGCAGATACGCGCCGAGGAGTTAGTCAGACTGAGAA ACGACGAAATTCGGGCGCTAAAGCATCGCCAGGTGATCCGGGACCAGAATATCGAGTTGAAGGAACTCGAATCGCAGTTGAAATCATCTTACGCAGCGAAGTCGGCTCAAGTCCAATTGCGAGAACGCGAAGCGATTCGAGCCGATGAAAAGTATCGAGAATATCAGACATCCGTTATGAGGTCCCGATGGTACAACGACGACGCGTTCGACCAGCACCTGGCTGCCGTTGAGCGCGATAAAAATATGAGGTATCGAAACGCGCTGCAGGATCAGCTCGTAGTGAACGAAACTATGCGGCGTCAGCGGACCGAGGAATGGCACAGAGAGCGTAAAATCGTCGAGCAGATAAGCGAGGTCCTTCGGAACGAGGACGTGAATACCGCATcggagaagaaggagaaaaccGCGAGGATCCAGGCAGAGAGGGAGGCCTTTTTTCGAGCGATGAAAACGTGGAAGTCCAAGGAGCGGGAGGCACTGCTGGACGAGTTCAGTCGGCAGGCTAAAATCATAGCGAAAAAAGAGGCCGAGGAGAAGAATCGAGCCGTTGTCAAAGCTGGCAAGTCAGACGTTAGAGAGGAAATTATGGAACGGGCCGCCAGACGTATGTTGGATGATGAGACGAGGAGGAACGAGAAGGAGGATATTGTCAACGAGCTCTTTGACGAGGAGTGGAACAGCAAGGTTGCCATGGAGCTGAAGGATGCTGCGGCGAGAAAAGAGGCCGTCAAAAGAGAGCTGCTGGCTGACATGGAACGGCAAAAAGTACTAGTTTCCGAGAGCAGGGCGAAGTCTTTGGCCGTCGACGCAGCCTTCGGAAAGTACCTCGTCGAGCAGTCCGAGGCGGCGGATAAAAAGGAGAGTGAAAAATCGGACGAGCGTCGTCGAAGAG GTCTTCAATATGGCCGGGATTTGAAGACGGTGCGAGATGAGCAGCGAGCACTTCACGCCGAAGAGGTACTCCTCACGCAGGCGATACAGAGACAGGATGATCAGCGGGAAGTTGAACGTCTGAAGGAGGTATCTTTGGAgcgttcgaaaattttgtacgAACACGCACCGAACTTGAAGGGATTCCTCAAGGCTGGAACTTTGCGAACGGAAGACCTGGAGTACATGAAAATGCAGCAGTGTAGCTCAAACTAG